Part of the Thiohalophilus sp. genome is shown below.
GCCAGGCTCCGGCGCAGGGCCAGCAGGTGGGCGGAGTCGGCGTCGGTCAGGTTCTGGGCCCGCAGTTGTCCATGCCAGGCGTGCCACAGGGTGTGAACGATGGTGGCCTCACGGCCAAGGGTCTGGCGCAGGTTGTCGCGCACCCCGTAGGCGTTTTGCAGCCGGTCGATGAAACTGTCGCAATCGGCCGGCAGACCGATCTCGCCCAGGGTCAGGGCCTGGAACAGCTCCAGCAGCTCGCCGGCCAGCAGCCACGGGTTGGCCTGGTTGAACAGGTGTTGATAGGGGCGCAGCGCGTCGACCAGTAACAATTCGGCGCTGACCGTGGAACAGACCCGGACGCCGTCGGGCACAAACGTACACACCCAGTCGCGCAGGGGCTGGATCGCCAGTCCCACCAGCCCGCCGACCCCCTGTTCGGCGGCGGCATCCAGTAACTGTCGGCGCAGTGGACCGCTGACCTGGGGATCGGCGACCAGCAGCGTGACGCCGGTGAGATCCGGCAGCTGCTCACGGTGCTCCTGGATCAGATCCCGGGCGAGTTGTTGCAGGGGATCGGCGTGGTAGGGAAGGATCACCACGCGGTCACGTGAGCTGTCGGGCGTCATGGAAACTGGCCCGGACGCGGGCTCAGCGTTCGAGGTACTGGAGCTTGTCCGGTACGCCGTCCCACTCCTTGGCGTCGGGCGGGGGATCTTTGATTTCCACGATCACCGGCCACTCCCTGGACAGCTCGGCATTGAGTTCAATGAAGTTTTCCATCCCGGCGGGGACATCGTCCTCGGCGAAAATGGCTTCGGCCGGGCACTCCGGTTCGCACAGGGTGCAGTCGATGCACTCTTCGGGATCGATCGCCAGAAAGTTGGGACCTTCGTGAAAGCAGTCGACAGGACACACCTCAACGCAGTCGGTGTACTTGCATTTAATACAGTTGTCGGTGACTACGTAAGTCATGCGCATGCTCCTTAGTCTGTTCAGCAAGGTCGAACCCGGGTTCCGTTCCAGGATGCGGTTCGACGGGCAATTTAATAAGAGTATGGTAGCGTGAAACGCGGCCGAGGTGCGAGCCCGGGCTTACGGCTCGAGTAACTTTTTCAGCTGGTAGATCTGTTCCAGGGCCTGACGGGGTGACAGCTCGTCCGCGTCCAACTGGCGCAGGGCGGACAAGACAGGATGCTCGGCGGGTTCCGGGTCGGTCGACGGTGGGGCGGAAAAATGCTCGCCCTGTTCCAGCTGTCGCAGCTTGGCCTGCGCCTGTTCGAGCACCGCGCGCGGCACGCCGGCCAGGGCGGCCACATGCAGGCCGTAACTGCGGCTGGCCGGGCCGGGTTTGACCTGGTGCAAAAAGACGATCTGCTCGCCGTGCTCGCGGGCGTCCAGATGCACGTTACGACAATGGGGCAGCAGCTCCGGCAGCTGGGTCATCTCGAAATAGTGGGTGGCGAACAGGGTACAGGCCTGGATCCGGGTGACCAGATCCCGGGCGCTGGCCCAGGCCAGGGCCAGGCCGTCGAAGGTGCTGGTGCCGCGGCCGATCTCGTCCATCAACACCAGGCTGTGACGGCTGGCGTGATGCAGGATGTTGGCGGTTTCGGTCATTTCCACCATGAAGGTGGAGCGTCCCCCGGCCAGATCGTCCGAGGCGCCGATGCGGGTGAAAATGCGATCCACCGGGCCGATCCGCGCCGACTCGGCCGGCACATAACTGCCGATATGGGCGAGCAGGGTGATCAGGGCGATCTGGCGCATATAGGTGGATTTGCCGCCCATGTTGGGGCCGGTGATGATCAGCATGCGGGTCTGATCATCCAGATCGAGATCGTTGGGAGTGAACGGGGTCGACTGCACCTGTTCGATGACCGGGTGGCGGCCGGCGGTGATTTGCAGCCCTTCCTCGGCCACCAGTTGCGGGCAGCGCAGATTCAGTGCCGCCGCGCGCTCGGCCAGGTTGCCCAGCGCATCCAGCTGGGCCAGGGCGGCGGCACACGCCTGCAGATCCCGATGATCGGCGTTGAGCCGATCCAGCAGTTGATCGTACAGCGCCTTTTCGCGGGCCAGCGCCCGTTCGTTGGCGCTCAATACCTTGTCTTCGAGTTCTTTGAGCTGTGGGGTGATATAGCGCTCGGCGGCCTTCAGGGTCTGGCGGCGCTGGTAATGCGCGGGCACCGATTCGGCCCGGGCGCGGCTGATCTCGATGTAATAGCCGTGGACCCGGTTATAACCGACCTTGAGATTGGGAATGCCCGACTGTTCCCGCTCGCGCCGCTCCAGCTCGGCCAGCACATCGCCGACGTTGTGTTGCAGATCGCGCAGCTCATCCAGCGCGTTGTCATAGCCGGTGGCGATGACCCCGCCGTCGCGGATCAGCAGCGGCGGCTGTTCCACCAGCGCCTGCTCGAGCAGGGCGACGATCTGCGGAAACGGCCGGGCCTGTTCGCCCAGCTCGTCCAGCAGCGGATTTTCTGTGGCCAGCTCGCCCAGCTGCCGCTGCAGCCCGGGCAGCACCGCCAGGGCCACGCGCAACTGCAGCAGGTCCCGCGGCCGGGCCGACTTCAGGGCCACCCGGGTCAGAATCCGTTCGATATCGCCAACCTGATGGAGCAGTTCGCGCAGCGGGGCGTAACGCTCTGCGTCCAGCCATAATCCGATCAACGCCTGGCGCTGGCGCAGCCGGGCCTGGTCCCGCAGCGGGCGATTGATCCAGCGGCGCAGCAGGCGGCTGCCCATCGGGGTGACGCAACGGTCCATGATCCCCGCCAGGGTGTGGGCGTGCTGGCCGGCCAGATTCTGTTCCAGCTCCAGGTTCTGGCGGGTGGCGGCATCCAGCAGCAGGCTCTGTTCCCGCTGTTCGCTGGCCAGACTGTGCAGATGCGGCAGCAGGCCGCACTGGGTTTCCTGCACATAACGCAACAGCGCTCCGGCGGCGGCGATCGCCAGTGGCCAGTCGTCACAGCCGAAACCGGCCAGGTGTCGGGTCTGAAACTGCTCGCACAACAGGCGATAGGCGCTGTCGTGATCGAAAGACCAGGGCGGGCGGGTTTTGATGGCCAGAACCCGGGCAGCGAGCGGGTCGCTGTTGAAGGTCTCCTCGACCAGCAGTTCGGCCGGTTGCAGACGCACCAGCTCCGAGTGCAGCGCCTCGTCGCCTTGCAGCTGCTGTACGCTGAAGCGGCCGCTGCTGAGATCGAGACAGGCCAGCCCGTAGTGATCCTGGCGGGCATAGAGGGCGGCGACCAGGTTGTCGCGACGCTCTTCCAGCAGGGCCTCGTCGGTCAGGGTGCCGGGGGTGACGATGCGCACCACCTTGCGTTCCACCGGCCCCTTGCTGCTGGCCGGATCGCCGATCTGCTCGCAAATGGCAATGGACTGTCCCTGGCGCACCAGTCGGGCGAGATAACTTTCCACCGCGTGATAGGGCACCCCGGCCATCGGGATCGGCTCGCCGGCCGACTGGCCGCGTTGTGTCAGGGTAATGTCGAGCAGCCGGGCCGCGCGTTTGGCATCGTCGTAGAACAGCTCGTAAAAATCGCCCATGCGATAGAACAGCAGAATATCCGGATACTCGGCCTTGATCTGCAGATATTGCTGCATCATCGGCGTATGCTGGGAATTGGGCGCGGTGCTCGACATGGGCTGGGAGTTTATCGACTTTGTTCTTGACGGGAAACTGCTCCGGCGTTCGGGCCCTGGAAATTAACGCGGCGTTCGCGGAGGCGCAGAGTCGCGGAGTAGATCAATCAGGTTTGACACTTTTGGGACTTTCCATTCCCTGGAATATCGACGCCAGCTTACAGATTGGTATACCTAAATCCAACTTGATTAAATTCCACTCATTGGTTCCAGGGTCTGGAATATTATTTTTCTCCGCGTCTCTGCGCCTCCGCGAACTCTGCGTTTTATTCTGTGAAATCACTATACCCTGCGGTCTTGCGCCGATTCGGCGGCTGCCATACAGTTTCTCCAATAATAAAACGTCGGTGAACCGGCGTAAGCGATGGAGGAGAGATCGGATGCCAAGGGATTATGACGAAAAGCGCGATTTCATGCGGGTGGAGATGGATTGTGCTATCCGCTTCAAACCGCAAGGGAGCGAGCAGGAGACGATCGGGCGGTTGGCCAATCTCAGCGGACGGGGGCTGATGTTTATTGCCGCCAACGAGATACCGGTGGATACGCAGGTCGAGATTTATGTCGAATCGGACCAGCAGATCAATGCACCGCTGCATGCCGTGGTGCGGGTCGTGCGCATGGCCAAACAGCGTCGCGGGGACGGTTATGAGATCGGCGCCATTATTACCAGTGTCCTGGATGAAGAGTGAGCCGGCCGACAGGCTGCCCGGGTGCGGCCGATGAGTCGGGTGCCGAGCGACGAGGTGCTGCTGGCGCTGGCGCACCGGATCGCTGAGCGGCTGGGTGATGCCGGCCTGCAACTGGCCACGGCCGAGTCCTGCACCGGCGGCTGGATTGCCAAGCTGCTGACCGATGTGCCGGGCTGTTCCGCCTGGTTCGAGCGCGGGTTTGTCACCTACACCAATCAGTCCAAACAGGATCTGCTGGGTGTCCCGGCCGAAGTGTTAGGCGATCACGGCGCGGTGAGCGAGGCGACGGTGCGCGCCATGGCCGACGGGGCGCTGCGACACAGCGAGGCCAGCCTGGCGCTGTCGGTCAGCGGTATCGCCGGGCCCGGTGGCGGTCGCCCCGACAAGCCGGTCGGGCTGATCTGGTTCGGCTGGGCGCAACAGGCTGCGCCGGGCAATCCGGACGTGCGCAGTGAGTCCCGGCAGTTCAATGGTAATCGGGATGCTGTCCGTCGCCAGGCGGTGGCCCGGGCGCTCGAAGGCGTGCTCGAACTGACCGGTGACTGAGGCCCGCCAACGGCTGTTTTTTGCCCTCTGGCCGCCGCCGGAGTTAGCCCGCCGGCTGCACCGGGTGGCGGGCCAGCAGTTCGCCGCTCGGCATGCCCGTCGTTTGACGGCGGCACAGATCCATCTGACACTATTTTATCTGGGGCCGTCGGACGCCGACCAGCACCGCTGTGCCGAGCGGGTTGCCGCAACGGTCGAGGCACCGCCCTTTACCCTGGCCCTGTCCCGCCTGGGCCACTGGCCCCGTCCCCGGGTCGGCTGGATTGCGCCCGATGAATCTCCCCCGGCGCTGATCGCCCTGGTGAGCCGGTTGCAGCCGGGACTGGGCGAATGCGGCTTTCGAATCGATCCCCGACCCTGGCAGGCGCACCTGACCCTGTTGCGCAAGTTGCGCCGCCCGCCGCTGAGTGAGGCACTTGAACAACCGCTGCTGTGGGCGGTTGATGAATTCGTGCTGGTCGAATCCCAAACCCTGCCGCGTGGGGCCCAATACCGCATCCTGCAACGCTGGCCCCTGATAAAGGAGGCTCCCGGGGGGTGACGGGCCGGGGCAAATCGAGGCTAGGCCGTGGCCTCGGTTGTGTGAAATAATGGCGCCGGGTTACGAGTGGGCGTGGGATCGTGTCTTGGCTCACGTCTAATGACGCCTTGCTGAAGGTGCCATTAGACGTGAGCCAGGACACAGGGAGCGATTTCATTCGATAAGTTACAGGAGAAATACCATGGATGCAGACAAGAAAAAGGCACTCAGTGCGGCACTGAGCCAGATCGAAAAACAGTTCGGCAAGGGTTCGGTCATGCGCATGGGCGATACCTCGGCAGTGCGCAATGTGGAGGTCATTTCCACCGGTTCGCTGGGGCTGGATATCGCCCTGGGCGTGGGCGGCCTGCCCAAGGGCCGGGTGGTGGAGATCTACGGCCCGGAATCCTCGGGCAAGACGACGCTGACCCTGCAGGTGATCGCCGAATGCCAGAAACACGGCGGCACGGCGGCCTTTGTGGATGCCGAGCATGCGCTGGATCCCCAGTATGCGGGCCGCCTGGGCGTTAACGTGGATGATCTGCTGGTTTCCCAGCCGGATACCGGCGAGCAGGCGCTGGAGATCACCGACATGCTGGTGCGCTCCAGCGCGGTGGACGTGGTGGTGGTTGACTCGGTGGCGGCACTGACCCCCAAGGCGGAAATCGAGGGCGATATGGGCGATACCCATGTCGGCCTGCAGGCACGGCTGATGTCCCAGGCACTGCGTAAACTGAGCGGCAACATCAAGCGCTCCAATACCCTGGTGATTTTTATCAATCAGATCCGCATGAAGATCGGGGTCATGTTCGGCAGCCCGGAAACCACCACCGGCGGTAACGCGCTCAAGTTCTATGCGTCCGTGCGACTGGATATCCGGCGTATCGGTTCGATCAAAAAGGGTGACGAGGTCATTGGTAACGAGACCCGGGTCAAGGTGCTGAAGAACAAGGTGGCGCCGCCGTTCAAACAGGTGGAATTCGACCTGCTGTATAATGAAGGCATCTCCCGCGAGGGCGAGATCATTGACCTGGGCGTCAAGGAAGGGCTGGTGGATAAATCCGGGGCCTGGTACAGCTATAACGGTGAGCGCATCGGTCAGGGCAAGGATAACGTGCGGAATTTCCTCAAGGAGCATCCGCAGATGGCGCAGGAGATCGAAGCCCAGATCCGCGATAAGCTGCTGCCCAAGCCGGCCGAAAGCCAGGGCGACACGCCGGCCGAGACTTCCGATGATAGCGCGCTGGAAGAGGCCGAAGCCGAAGCCTGAACCCGGTGACGCCGTTTCGAGATGGCTAAAAGCGTTCGTGAAGCGGCGATGGATCTGTTGTCCCGCCGCGAACACAGCACCTGCGAGCTGCAACAAAAGCTGGTGCGCAAGGGGTATGCCGAACAGGAGGTCGACTCGGCATTGCAGCGCCTTGCGGATGAAAACCTGTTGAGTGACGAACGGTTCGTGGAAGCGTTCGTGCATTCCCGGCAGACCCGGGGCTCCGGGCCGCGCAAGATCATTGCCGAACTGTCGCAAAAAGGTGTCAGCGAGACGCTGATCTCCCAATATCTGGATGAACGCAGCCCGGTCTGGATAGATCTGGCCAGGGAGGTGCGCGTCAGGAAATTCGGGGCCGCTTTACCCGAGGAATACCGGGAAAAAGCCCGGCAGATGCGCTTTTTGCAGCAGCGCGGGTTTACCACCGAGCAGATTCAGAACGTAGTGCGGGATGATGACTGAGATTTGGATACCCATGATGAACAGCAGTGCTGAATTACGTACAGCCTTTTTGGAATACTTTCGCGAGCGGGGCCACGAAGTCGTCGCCTCCAGCCCGCTGGTGCCGGCCAATGATCCGACCCTGCTGTTTACCAATGCCGGCATGGTGCAGTTCAAGGAGACCTTCCTCGGCCAGGAGCCGCGTCCCTACAAACGGGCGGTCAGTTCCCAGCGCTGCGTGCGTGCCGGTGGCAAGCACAACGATCTGGAAAACGTCGGCTATACCGCCCGCCATCACACCTTTTTCGAAATGCTGGGCAACTTCAGCTTCGGCGATTATTTCAAGCGCGAGGCAATCGGCTATGCGTGGGAGTTTCTCACCGAGATACTGAAACTGCCGGCGGACAAGTTATGGGTGACCGTCTATCAGGACGACGAAGACGCCGCCAATATCTGGCTCAAGGAGATCGGCGTGGACGAACAGTGCTTTACCCGTATCGGCGATAAGCCGGGCGGCAAGCGTTACGAAAGCGACAACTTCTGGTCCATGGGCGACACCGGCCCCTGCGGGCCCTGTACCGAGATTTTCTACGACCACGGCCCCGGGGTGCCCGGCGGTCCGCCCGGCAGTCCCGACGAAGACGGCGATCGCTATATCGAGATCTGGAACCTGGTCTTCATGCAGTATGATCGGGACAAGAGCGGTACCCTCAATCCGCTGCCCAAACCGTCGGTGGACACCGGCATGGGACTCGAGCGCCTGGCTGCGGTCATGCAGGGCGTGCACAGCAATTACGAAATCGATCTGTTCCAGAACCTGATCGATGCCGCGGCGAAAGTGACCGGCTGCAAGGACAAGCAGGATAATTCCCTCAAGGTCATCGCCGATCACATCCGCTCCTGCAGCTTTTTGATCGTCGATGGCGTGATGCCCTCCAACGAAGGGCGCGGGTATGTGCTGCGGCGGATCATTCGCCGGGCGATTCGTCACGGTCACAAACTGGGGGCGGCACAGGGCTTTTTCCATCAACTGGTTGAACCTCTGGCCAACGAGATGGGCGAGGCCTATCCCGAACTGGTCAAACAGCAGACCATGGTGGAGAAAGTCTTGAAGCAGGAAGAGGAACGCTTTGCCGAAACCCTGGATCAGGGCATGCAAATCCTGGATCAGGCGATCGCCGATCTGCCCGATCAGACGATCCCCGGCGAGACTATTTTCAAGCTGTACGACACCTTCGGCTTCCCGGTGGATCTGACCAACGACATCGCCCGCGAGCGCGGTCTGCAACTGGATATGGCCGGTTTCGACAAGGCCATGGCCGCCCAGCGTGAGCGGGCCCGTTCCGCCAGCCAGTTCGACGTCGATTACGGCGAAGCCGTGCAGGTGGAAGGCGAGACCGAGTTTACCGGTTACGCGCAGCTGGCCGGCCCGGCCACGGTCGAGGCGATTTATCAAAACGGTCAGCCGGTGGAGAAACTGGGCCAGGGCCAGGCCGGCATGCTGGTGCTGGATCGCACCCCGTTTTACGCCGAAGGCGGTGGCCAGGTGGGCGATCGCGGCCGGCTGCAGTCGGCAGGGGGCAAGTTCACGGTCGAGGATACCCGCAAGCAGGGCGGCAAGGTCTTTTTGCATTTTGGCAAGGTGAGCGAAGGGACGATCAAGACCGGCGAGCAGGTCGAGGCCAGCGTGGATGCCGAGCGCCGTCAGGCCACGGCCTATAACCATTCGGCCACCCATCTGCTGCATGCCGCGCTGCGCCAGGTACTTGGCGAGCATGTC
Proteins encoded:
- the thpR gene encoding RNA 2',3'-cyclic phosphodiesterase, encoding MTEARQRLFFALWPPPELARRLHRVAGQQFAARHARRLTAAQIHLTLFYLGPSDADQHRCAERVAATVEAPPFTLALSRLGHWPRPRVGWIAPDESPPALIALVSRLQPGLGECGFRIDPRPWQAHLTLLRKLRRPPLSEALEQPLLWAVDEFVLVESQTLPRGAQYRILQRWPLIKEAPGG
- the fdxA gene encoding ferredoxin FdxA — encoded protein: MTYVVTDNCIKCKYTDCVEVCPVDCFHEGPNFLAIDPEECIDCTLCEPECPAEAIFAEDDVPAGMENFIELNAELSREWPVIVEIKDPPPDAKEWDGVPDKLQYLER
- the recA gene encoding recombinase RecA, producing MDADKKKALSAALSQIEKQFGKGSVMRMGDTSAVRNVEVISTGSLGLDIALGVGGLPKGRVVEIYGPESSGKTTLTLQVIAECQKHGGTAAFVDAEHALDPQYAGRLGVNVDDLLVSQPDTGEQALEITDMLVRSSAVDVVVVDSVAALTPKAEIEGDMGDTHVGLQARLMSQALRKLSGNIKRSNTLVIFINQIRMKIGVMFGSPETTTGGNALKFYASVRLDIRRIGSIKKGDEVIGNETRVKVLKNKVAPPFKQVEFDLLYNEGISREGEIIDLGVKEGLVDKSGAWYSYNGERIGQGKDNVRNFLKEHPQMAQEIEAQIRDKLLPKPAESQGDTPAETSDDSALEEAEAEA
- a CDS encoding CinA family protein — its product is MPSDEVLLALAHRIAERLGDAGLQLATAESCTGGWIAKLLTDVPGCSAWFERGFVTYTNQSKQDLLGVPAEVLGDHGAVSEATVRAMADGALRHSEASLALSVSGIAGPGGGRPDKPVGLIWFGWAQQAAPGNPDVRSESRQFNGNRDAVRRQAVARALEGVLELTGD
- the alaS gene encoding alanine--tRNA ligase; translated protein: MNSSAELRTAFLEYFRERGHEVVASSPLVPANDPTLLFTNAGMVQFKETFLGQEPRPYKRAVSSQRCVRAGGKHNDLENVGYTARHHTFFEMLGNFSFGDYFKREAIGYAWEFLTEILKLPADKLWVTVYQDDEDAANIWLKEIGVDEQCFTRIGDKPGGKRYESDNFWSMGDTGPCGPCTEIFYDHGPGVPGGPPGSPDEDGDRYIEIWNLVFMQYDRDKSGTLNPLPKPSVDTGMGLERLAAVMQGVHSNYEIDLFQNLIDAAAKVTGCKDKQDNSLKVIADHIRSCSFLIVDGVMPSNEGRGYVLRRIIRRAIRHGHKLGAAQGFFHQLVEPLANEMGEAYPELVKQQTMVEKVLKQEEERFAETLDQGMQILDQAIADLPDQTIPGETIFKLYDTFGFPVDLTNDIARERGLQLDMAGFDKAMAAQRERARSASQFDVDYGEAVQVEGETEFTGYAQLAGPATVEAIYQNGQPVEKLGQGQAGMLVLDRTPFYAEGGGQVGDRGRLQSAGGKFTVEDTRKQGGKVFLHFGKVSEGTIKTGEQVEASVDAERRQATAYNHSATHLLHAALRQVLGEHVTQKGSLVDADRLRFDFSHFEPISREQLQQIETLVNVHIRRNHPVETQVMAPEAAIAAGALALFGEKYGEAVRVLRMGEFSMELCGGTHVERTGDIGLFKIVSEGGVAAGVRRIEAMTGQRALQWVEENETQLEELAGLFKGAREQLAERVRQTLEQHRQLEKEVERLKAKLASSQGSDLAAQAREIDGLKVLAARLDGADPKSLRDTVDQLKNKLGSAAVVLATVSGGKVSLVAGVSQDSTGKLKAGELVNMVAQQVGGKGGGRPDMAQAGGSQPEALDAALASVPDWVRGQLGGA
- a CDS encoding PilZ domain-containing protein, yielding MPRDYDEKRDFMRVEMDCAIRFKPQGSEQETIGRLANLSGRGLMFIAANEIPVDTQVEIYVESDQQINAPLHAVVRVVRMAKQRRGDGYEIGAIITSVLDEE
- the mutS gene encoding DNA mismatch repair protein MutS gives rise to the protein MSSTAPNSQHTPMMQQYLQIKAEYPDILLFYRMGDFYELFYDDAKRAARLLDITLTQRGQSAGEPIPMAGVPYHAVESYLARLVRQGQSIAICEQIGDPASSKGPVERKVVRIVTPGTLTDEALLEERRDNLVAALYARQDHYGLACLDLSSGRFSVQQLQGDEALHSELVRLQPAELLVEETFNSDPLAARVLAIKTRPPWSFDHDSAYRLLCEQFQTRHLAGFGCDDWPLAIAAAGALLRYVQETQCGLLPHLHSLASEQREQSLLLDAATRQNLELEQNLAGQHAHTLAGIMDRCVTPMGSRLLRRWINRPLRDQARLRQRQALIGLWLDAERYAPLRELLHQVGDIERILTRVALKSARPRDLLQLRVALAVLPGLQRQLGELATENPLLDELGEQARPFPQIVALLEQALVEQPPLLIRDGGVIATGYDNALDELRDLQHNVGDVLAELERREREQSGIPNLKVGYNRVHGYYIEISRARAESVPAHYQRRQTLKAAERYITPQLKELEDKVLSANERALAREKALYDQLLDRLNADHRDLQACAAALAQLDALGNLAERAAALNLRCPQLVAEEGLQITAGRHPVIEQVQSTPFTPNDLDLDDQTRMLIITGPNMGGKSTYMRQIALITLLAHIGSYVPAESARIGPVDRIFTRIGASDDLAGGRSTFMVEMTETANILHHASRHSLVLMDEIGRGTSTFDGLALAWASARDLVTRIQACTLFATHYFEMTQLPELLPHCRNVHLDAREHGEQIVFLHQVKPGPASRSYGLHVAALAGVPRAVLEQAQAKLRQLEQGEHFSAPPSTDPEPAEHPVLSALRQLDADELSPRQALEQIYQLKKLLEP
- a CDS encoding regulatory protein RecX → MAKSVREAAMDLLSRREHSTCELQQKLVRKGYAEQEVDSALQRLADENLLSDERFVEAFVHSRQTRGSGPRKIIAELSQKGVSETLISQYLDERSPVWIDLAREVRVRKFGAALPEEYREKARQMRFLQQRGFTTEQIQNVVRDDD